The Nicotiana tabacum cultivar K326 chromosome 14, ASM71507v2, whole genome shotgun sequence genome contains a region encoding:
- the LOC107820829 gene encoding inactive protein RESTRICTED TEV MOVEMENT 1-like, which translates to MIVKEVKAESPDEKKHGGADNGFNDHLAIVFDYPSEFLTSISGSSKKVGNGKPVLTSIKFGTNKDSYGPFGTPKITTEPNNIADFDFQIGNHRLFGGFHGTENYRRVQSIGVYLKTQVNDQLQ; encoded by the exons ATGATAGTGAAAGAAGTTAAAGCAGAATCTCCTGATGAGAAAAA ACATGGCGGTGCTGACAATGGATTTAACGACCATTTAGCTATTGTCTTTGATTATCCATCAGAATTTCTTACTTCGATCAGTGGTTCTTCTAAAAAAGTGGGCAATGGCAAACCAGTTTTAACATCTATAAAATTTGGAACTAACAAGGATTCCTATGGACCATTTGGGACCCCGAAAATTACAACTGAGCCCAATAATATTGCAGATTTCGATTTTCAGATAGGAAATCATCGTCTTTTCGGTGGTTTTCATGGCACTGAGAATTACCGTCGTGTTCAGAGTATTGGGGTCTATCTGAAGACACAAGTCAATGACCAATTACAATGA
- the LOC107820830 gene encoding inactive protein RESTRICTED TEV MOVEMENT 1-like, with product MNMIKVGPVGGYGVRKISTIWDEKGRDQVAGFLITYDKHSVYSLQFMYYENGRLVLSNRHGASDDEKRNYATVVFDYASEYLTSISCSVKHGPLMFMSSIKFGTNKGSYGLFGSPSTDGNDIDFNLSIGNRCLFGGFHGSENCHGVGSIGVYLKTESNDQDNKASKRTKIY from the coding sequence ATGAATATGATTAAAGTAGGTCCAGTTGGAGGATATGGTGTACGCAAAATTTCAACAATTTGGGATGAAAAGGGACGAGACCAAGTTGCTGGTTTTCTTATTACATACGACAAACACTCAGTTTATTCACTTCAATTCATGTACTATGAGAATGGTAGATTAGTTTTATCAAACAGACATGGTGCTTCTGATGATGAAAAAAGAAACTACGCTACCGTTGTTTTTGATTATGCATCAGAATATCTTACTTCGATAAGTTGTTCAGTGAAACATGGTCCATTAATGTTCATGTCATCTATAAAATTTGGAACAAACAAGGGTTCCTATGGATTATTTGGGAGCCCTTCAACTGATGGCAATGATATTGACTTCAACTTATCGATAGGAAATCGTTGTTTATTTGGTGGTTTTCATGGCAGTGAGAATTGCCATGGCGTTGGGAGTATTGGGGTCTATTTGAAGACAGAAAGCAATGATCAGGATAATAAAGCGTCGAAAAGGACGAAGATTTATTAA
- the LOC107785937 gene encoding inactive protein RESTRICTED TEV MOVEMENT 1 — translation MDMIKVGPVGGQAGSFWDEKGRDQVAGIFVSYSKDAVESLQFLFYESGNIVLSNKHGVFYQSQNFYAVVFDYPSEFLTSISGYHGKLSQYEPRVLKSIKFSTNKGSYGPFGCTRPSTDARDFNFQMENRRLFGGFHGSENGSGVESIGIYVKPIISSMINLSIHE, via the coding sequence ATGGATATGATCAAAGTTGGCCCAGTGGGCGGACAAGCTGGATCATTTTGGGATGAAAAGGGACGAGACCAAGTTGCTGGGATTTTTGTTTCCTACAGCAAAGACGCAGTTGAGTCACTTCAGTTCCTATTCTATGAGAGTGGAAACATAGTTCTGTCAAACAAACATGGTGTTTTTTATCAGAGTCAAAACTTCTATGCAGTTGTCTTTGATTATCCATCAGAGTTTCTTACTTCGATAAGCGGTTATCACGGAAAACTGAGCCAGTACGAACCTAGAGTTTTGAAATCTATAAAATTTAGCACCAATAAGGGTTCTTATGGACCATTTGGGTGTACCCGGCCTTCAACTGATGCCAGGGACTTCAACTTTCAGATGGAAAACCGTCGTCTTTTTGGTGGTTTTCATGGCAGCGAGAATGGCTCTGGCGTTGAGAGTATTGGGATCTATGTGAAGCCCATCATATCCTCCATGATCAACTTGAGTATCCACGAGTGA